Proteins co-encoded in one Nitrospirota bacterium genomic window:
- a CDS encoding carboxypeptidase regulatory-like domain-containing protein, with translation MSHRTRQERQRFMTPASVGIALVCLLGFAGEIHEGAAYQIDQAVRGSSLRGHVTFNGPMPRPEWLRVPRDSAFCGASILKEALHVDPQSHGVAEAIVSIEGIENGKPFPIEQGVKIENRRCRFVPRVQAAAVGTALVVTNEDPILHNTRLRRETTQGTTLLNVAMPKGVPPIHRTLNEPGLLLVLCAAHPFMRATIQVFEHPYFAVTDAAGSFEITAIPPGTYVVRVWHETLGFSEHTLTVPGGESRASMNVELEF, from the coding sequence ATGAGTCACAGGACGCGTCAGGAACGACAACGATTCATGACCCCGGCGTCGGTCGGCATCGCCCTGGTCTGTCTGCTGGGGTTTGCGGGAGAAATCCACGAAGGGGCCGCCTATCAGATCGACCAGGCGGTGCGAGGCAGCTCGCTACGAGGCCATGTGACATTCAACGGACCGATGCCACGGCCTGAATGGTTGCGGGTTCCTCGCGACAGCGCGTTTTGCGGGGCTTCCATTCTGAAGGAAGCGCTGCACGTCGATCCGCAATCCCATGGAGTCGCAGAGGCCATCGTCAGCATTGAAGGCATCGAGAACGGCAAACCGTTCCCGATAGAGCAGGGCGTAAAAATAGAGAACCGCCGCTGCCGGTTTGTCCCGCGGGTGCAGGCCGCAGCCGTAGGGACAGCCCTGGTGGTCACCAATGAAGATCCGATCCTGCATAACACCAGGCTCCGCAGAGAAACCACCCAAGGCACGACCCTGTTGAATGTGGCGATGCCCAAGGGCGTGCCGCCCATCCACCGGACCCTGAACGAACCGGGCCTGCTGCTTGTACTCTGTGCGGCACACCCCTTTATGCGGGCGACGATCCAGGTCTTCGAGCATCCGTACTTTGCCGTCACCGATGCGGCCGGGAGCTTTGAAATCACAGCGATCCCGCCGGGAACGTACGTTGTGCGGGTCTGGCATGAGACGCTCGGCTTCAGCGAACACACGCTCACGGTTCCCGGAGGAGAGTCTCGCGCCTCGATGAACGTCGAATTAGAATTCTAG
- a CDS encoding SHOCT domain-containing protein → MTDLFWRPRPMKPFASLRLLLCVATLVPLFSSCTETIRLTKTVHDSPDRYVLLNARYGEDVSWAVKPFAHPLVMEEQDWARLLAGLSVKPRRGLLSIGMAPDAREAFDKEERQYLARYLAEGFATARPDQWVEFFLSRRRDHDLVEITSGAFFATSDRIHLVLANYRHALSMPFIQEQIRHDPVRPAGESFYEVVPGSYHSVQAVAGNMNRPLFSHLSDVDIQYRAVLSSSNRPRAEQDEFNAQSGSSESQSDQIRERLKRLQKLWEQGLITKEEYQAQRQRILNSL, encoded by the coding sequence ATGACGGACCTGTTCTGGCGACCAAGACCGATGAAGCCCTTCGCATCCCTGCGACTGCTCCTCTGCGTCGCAACCCTGGTCCCCCTATTCAGTTCCTGCACCGAAACGATCCGCCTGACGAAAACGGTCCATGACAGTCCAGACCGGTATGTGCTGTTGAATGCGCGTTACGGAGAGGATGTGAGCTGGGCAGTTAAACCCTTTGCCCATCCGCTGGTGATGGAGGAGCAGGATTGGGCGCGCCTGCTCGCGGGACTATCCGTCAAACCGCGCAGAGGGCTCCTGTCCATCGGGATGGCCCCCGATGCGCGAGAGGCCTTCGACAAGGAGGAGCGGCAATATCTGGCTCGCTACCTGGCGGAAGGCTTCGCAACGGCAAGGCCGGACCAGTGGGTCGAGTTCTTCCTCAGCCGCCGGCGCGACCATGACCTGGTCGAGATCACGTCCGGCGCGTTTTTCGCCACGAGCGACCGCATCCATCTCGTCTTGGCCAATTATCGCCATGCCCTCTCCATGCCGTTTATCCAGGAACAAATACGGCATGATCCGGTGCGGCCGGCCGGTGAGTCCTTCTATGAAGTGGTGCCGGGCTCCTACCACTCGGTGCAGGCCGTGGCCGGGAACATGAACCGGCCCCTCTTCTCGCACCTGTCAGATGTAGACATCCAGTACCGGGCTGTCCTATCTTCTTCCAACAGGCCTCGTGCGGAACAGGATGAATTCAACGCGCAGTCCGGGAGCAGCGAGAGCCAGTCCGATCAGATCCGGGAACGACTGAAGAGGCTCCAGAAACTGTGGGAGCAAGGCCTGATTACCAAAGAGGAATATCAGGCGCAACGGCAACGAATCCTGAACAGTCTGTAA